The Nostoc cf. commune SO-36 genomic sequence AAGGGCAAGTCTCCCTTCGCGGTAATGTTGGGTTGGTGGCTTCCAGGAATCCGGCTACGATTTGAAATCTAAAGTCTTAGGTAAAGGTGGCGACCGCCGATTTCATGCAAAATTTATTGATGGTGTCTTACATTTCCCTGGTTTGGTAACAGAACATTAAACCCACGTAATTATGACAATACTGGAATTAAAAAATCATCAAGTCTGGCGAGATTTAACTGAAATATTAGAAAATTTAGATGCTAATATTCTTGTTCAAGAACATCTTGAAAAATCTGATTATAAAGTGTGTGGCTATTGGGATGAGCAAGATAAATATTATGAAACAATTACGTTACCTCGTACACTAAAAACCGAATTAGTTAGCAGTTCTATTGGTGTTACTCACACTGAACGTTTTTTACAACTAAAGTTTTCACTGATAGGTGATAGTGCTGATGCCACACAAGCACCAAATCATCATATTCAAAAGATTGGTGAGTTAGTTCTTATTTATGATGAAAATCTAGAATTTGTTGATGAAAATTGGTTCTTATATGTCGATTCTCCAATACTTGAAATAAGTTAAACTTCACTTATTGTTTGCATCAATTTGTGGGCAGAATTCGTTGTGTCGTAAGGTTTTCATTATCTCTCACCGTGGATGTTTGAACAAACACATAAAACTCACTATTGCGCATTCTAAAGTCTTCAGGAATGAGATAGCTTTGAATTGGCTCTGTTAGCACTAACCCAAATCCTAATATATATATTCTCTGATTTATCATCAAATATCTAATAAACCATATCGTTTTTGTAAATTCAAGTAACTTCATTCTTGCAACCCCAGCGTTATCAGCTAAATCAGCAAACTCTACAAAGCGCCGTAATTCTTTTTTCAACAAATTACGCTCAACTTCGATAGTTTCTCTATCTAAATCTGGTGGCAAAACAATCATGTCAAATATTGTCGCGCGTTCTTTACCCGGATGAGGACGTAAAACTCGCCCCCGTCGCTGGATAAATTGGCGAGGATTTCCAGAACTTGATAAAATCACCGCAGTTTGAATTGCTGGAATATCAACACCTTCATCTAAACAACGAATTGCAACTAAACCTTGCAACTCTCCACTTTCAAATTGATGGCGCAATATTTCCCTTTCTTGTAAAGTTGTTTGAGCCGTATAGGTGCTTACCTTGTACCCCAAATCTACTCCCAGAATTTTAGCAACAGCTTTAAGTTGGCGTAGAGAAGAACGTTGTCCCGCATCTTGGGAACCATCACTGCAATAAAAAAGAGTGTGAGTAGTTTCGCGGCGAGTTGTCATTAATTCATGCAAGGCAGTTAATTTATTTTCTGCTGCACCAATTAATCTTGCCCTTTGCATCAACAACGGCTTTAAATCTTCATTGTCTTCAAAATTTCCCGCTTGTCCATTTTCTCTATCTCGATAAAGTAGCGATCGCCCAATTCTTTTGGTTAACTTTAAATAGGCAATACTTTCAGCTTCAGTTAACTCTACCAGTACCGGATAATATAGATAATGTACTAAAGCACCTTGAGCGATCGCATCCCTCAAAGTAAACTCTGGTTGGAGAACTGGGCCAAAATAATCAAATAGAGATTGTGTGCCAAAATCATCAAAATACCTCTCCGGTGTGGCAGATAAAGCTAGCCTCAACCCAACACTGCGCGGTAAACTTTCTTCTAACTTGGGTGCGCCTAAATTATGCGCCTCATCCCCAATAATTAGAGTTTTGGCGGGAAAATATTTGAGTTGAGACTGAAAACCATCTCCAATTAAAGTAGAGTTCGTAGTAATTACTGTGACAAACCGTTGAGAACCAGAACGCAGATTATAAATTTGGGTAGAAAGTTGACTTTGCCAAGTGCGTAAATTCTCAAAAGCTAAAATGGGTTGCAAATTAAACTTTTCGCATTCTCGCGCCCATTGGGTAACAAGATGGCGGTAGGGACATACCACCACCAGAACTTGTAAATTAATCTGCTGATATAATTCACAAGCGATCGCTAATGCGGTAATAGTTTTACCACTACCAGTAGCCATTTTCAGCGTCCCTCTGCCATTGTTGGTAAACCAGCTAGCGATCGCTTGGCGCTGATATTGCCGCAATTGCAGAGACGAAGGCATTCTTGGGCATCCTGGTAATGGTTGCGTGTAATAACTGCCCTTACTTTCCCTTGCAAACGGTAATTTCAATCGGAAAGTGGGCAGTTGCTGCACTGAATTTTTCGTCAGGTACATATTTATTTAGTCATTAGTCATTGGTACTTATCTTTCCCATTCCCCAATTCAGTTGTAACCACGCCAAACACCAATGAGTGAACCCTGCACCTGTACTTGTATAGCGCTGACTTCAATGGGATTGTACTTAGGATTTGCCGGTTTAAGGGTAACGCGATCGCCTTGGCGATAAAAACGTTTTAATGTAGTACCAAATCCATCGACTCTGGCGGCAACGATAGTACCATTTTTTAAATGATTTGGTTCTGCTACTGGACGCAGAAATACTACATCGCCATCAGTAATTAAATCTTCAATCATGCTATCGCCAGCTACGCGCAAAGCATAGGTTTGGGGAGGTAAATCGAAATTAGAAAAGTCTAAATGATCTACAGCATCAGTAAACGGTTCTATTAAACCACCAGCCGCGATCGTGCCCAAAATTGGTACACCTTGTTTAACAGGACGCAAAATCCGAATTGTTCGCGCTTGTCCTTCAGTCCATTCGATATATCCTTTAGTGCGTAAATGCTCTAAACGACTTTGAATTGGTGCTGGTGACTTCAAGTTCATCGCTTGCATCATTTGCCTAATTGAAGGCGAATGCTGGTGCGATCGGATGTATTCTGCCAACCATTCGTAAAGTTCTTGTTGAGCTTCCGTTAGACGTTCCATAAATTTGCGGGAAGTAATTATTAATGTCTCTAGAACATTAGTACTACAAAAAACTCCCGATAACAAGAGAAAAGTAAAAATATGAAAGGCAAAAGCAAAATTATTTTCTTCTCTTTTGCCTTTTGACAAATAAGAATATAACAGGGTACAGGTTACAGGTTAGAGGTTACAAGCAAGAAAACTATACCCTATCCCCTGTGCCCTATTCCCTTACTGTGCCCCTAAAAGACTTGCAAGTAAAGCTTTTTGAGCGTGTAAGCGATTTTCTGCCTGTTCCCAAACTCGTGATTGAGAACCTTCAATAACAGCTTCGGTAATTTCTTCACCACGATGGGCTGGTAAGCAGTGTAAAACAATTGCCTCTGGTTCCGCAAGACTCAATAGGTGTTCCGAAATTTGGTAAGGCTGGAAAATTGGCATCCGGTTGTCGGCTTCTGCTTCTTGCCCCATACTCGCCCAAACATCAGTGTAAA encodes the following:
- the lexA gene encoding transcriptional repressor LexA gives rise to the protein MERLTEAQQELYEWLAEYIRSHQHSPSIRQMMQAMNLKSPAPIQSRLEHLRTKGYIEWTEGQARTIRILRPVKQGVPILGTIAAGGLIEPFTDAVDHLDFSNFDLPPQTYALRVAGDSMIEDLITDGDVVFLRPVAEPNHLKNGTIVAARVDGFGTTLKRFYRQGDRVTLKPANPKYNPIEVSAIQVQVQGSLIGVWRGYN